One Salvia miltiorrhiza cultivar Shanhuang (shh) chromosome 6, IMPLAD_Smil_shh, whole genome shotgun sequence genomic window, CTGTTCAAGAACTCCGGCCTGAAGTACTGTTTCAGCTCTTCCGTCACCAAACTCTTGATCCGGTTGTAGCTGCTGTCCTTCTCGTCGTAGTCTAGATCAAAACCTATACGACGGCCTCCCTTCTCGATCACACTGCTTCCCACGTTCGACGTCATGATGAGCAGCGTGTTTTTGAAGTCCACGGTTCTACCTTTGCTGTCCGTCAACCTTCCATCTTCAAGAATTTGAAGCATCATGTTGAAGACATCAGGATGAGCCTTCTCAATCTCATCAAAGAGCACAACGGTGTAAGGGCGGCGGCGAACGGCCTCGGTTAGCTGCCCGCCTTCAGTGTAACCAACATAACCAGGAGGCGAACCGATAAGCTTTGATACAGTGTGTCTCTCCATGAACTCACTCATATCGAGCCGGATCATGGCCTCTTCAGATCCAAAGTAGTAGGCAGCCAGTGCTTTAGCTAGTTCAGATTTCCCCACACCAGTCGGACCGGAGAAGATGAAGCTAGCGATGGGGCGGTTCGGATTCTTGAGACCAACACGGGCTCGGCGAATAGCACGACTAATGGCTTTGACAGCTTCATCTTGCCCAATGACCCTCGTGTGAAGGGTCTCCTCCATCTTGAGGAGGCGATCGGATTCATCAGTAGACACCTTCTCGACAGGAATACCAGTCCAAGAAGAAACAATGTGTTGAATGTCAACTTCTGTGACTATTGGACCTGCTTCCCCAGCCTCACTTTCAGCCTTCGTCATCTCCTTGTTTTTGTCAACGAGAGCCGATATCTGTGCCTTTAGATCCATTTCTCTATCACGTAGCTCCCCAGCCTAGCAATTTGATTGACATTATTTAGTTTGGGAACCAGGCATGTATACAACCACAAAGAGATTATATACCATAAATCATAAATGTAAAACTTACCTTCTCAAAGTCTTGACCTCGGACAGCCTCGTTCTTCTCCTTTGTTATCTGCCTGAGTTCTCTCTCAAGTTCTCTAGCTTCCTCAGGTAGCTGCATAGGATAAAATGATAAATCACCATCATATATTACAACCACTGCATATAACACCAAGAAATGGTAAGTGAACTCCTAAGGAAGGGGCCTACCTGCGCATGACGAAGTCGGACTCGGGAACCAGCTTCATCGACCAAGTCAATTGCCTTATCAGGCAAAAAGCGATCACTGAAACAGGCAAAGTGATGGTAAGAACAGAGTCCTCATCACCAACTATACCTAAATTGAAAAGAACTACTGATACGATAGCACTTTACGAAGTGGCAAACaaaatcaagcacataaactaATCTATCCACTCTATAAGCAAGCAGCAAAGATACCTACGCGAGACATTGAAAACTCCATACCTGATATATTGATATGACAACTGTGCTGCAGCAACTAAAGCTTCATCAGTGTAACGAAGCTTGTGGTGTATCTCATAGCGCTCTCGAAGCCCTTTAAGAATCTGAATGGTTTCATCCACCGTTGGTTCAGGGACCTTGACAGGTTGAAACCTCCTTTCGAGCGCAGGATCCTTCTCAATGTGTTTCCGGTACTCATCAAGTGTAGTGGCACCTATACACTGCAAGTCATCATAGTTGGGCATTGATAAGCAAATATTTAtttctcgaaaaaaaaaaatctcagaGAAGTGCATCTTAGAAACATGAAAACAATTTTGGTAAATAGTATTTCGAAAGTTAAATTAACACTGGATTATTTGACCTCAACACTACAATTTTTCCCAAAAACTTTCATTTTGAATGAAGCAAAATGTAGCTGCCAGTACAATAATCCGAAGGTCAAGACAAGAGTGAAGCTATATATACTAGACAAAGAAGTTATAATATCATGTATCCAACCTCCGGTTTATGTACGATAACTAACAGATAGCATTAAATGGAACCTAAAAAAGAGTGTGAATATGATGAAAGTAGGGCATAGTTTACATTTTTACGCTCTCATCATATACTCCCAGCTTACCTGTAATTCACCACGAGCTAAAGCAGGCTTCAATATGTTTGCGGCATCAATTGCCCCTTCTGCAGCTCCTGCTCCAATCAATGTGTGCACCTCATCAATGAAGAGAATAATTTCATCACTTTGCTTAATTTCCTCCATCAGCTTCTTCAATCTTTCTTCAAATTCACCACGATACTTCGTCCCAGCAACAAGAAGGCCCATATCTAGAGTTATAACCTGATATAAACCAAAACAAACATTCAATGATTacagaaaaaaaatgaaaacaaataagGAGATACTTCTCAAAATTGCAGTTCCAGTATAGCAGCACCATTAATCAGAACCacaaaatgagagagagagagtgaagcaGAATGATATCCATGTTCCATCATTATCACTAAATACACTGTGTCATCATTATCATCGTGTGTTCTGATTTGGCCAATAAGCATAATTCTGTCAACTAGCTAACCTTTTTCCCCTCAATTGTCTCTGGAACATCCCCAGTGGCAATTCTCTGAGCAAGGCCCTCAGCAATAGCTGTTTTCCCAACTCCTGGTTCTCCAATGAGACACGGGTTATTCTTTGTGCGACGTCCCAAAATTTGAGTTACGCGCTCAATTTGCTCCTGCCTTCCAACAACTGGATCCAGCTTACCCTAAAATAATCAAGAGGATTAGCTTCAGAGGTGCTC contains:
- the LOC130987963 gene encoding ATP-dependent Clp protease ATP-binding subunit ClpA homolog CD4B, chloroplastic, with translation MARVLVQSTNFPSSVGLVNNGQFEGSSKNKKASTMLCCTKSAPVRVTSYSGLRGANALDMLVRKSGQTLQSKVASATFGKRGKKQRMVPRAMFERFTEKAIKVIMLAQEEARRLGHNFVGTEQILLGLIGEGTGIAAKVLKSMGINLKDARVEVEKIIGRGSGFVAVEIPFTPRAKRVLELSLEEARQLGHNYIGSEHLLLGLLREGEGVAARVLENLGADPSNIRTQVIRMVGESAEAVGAGVGGGSSGNKMPTLEEYGTNLTKLAEEGKLDPVVGRQEQIERVTQILGRRTKNNPCLIGEPGVGKTAIAEGLAQRIATGDVPETIEGKKVITLDMGLLVAGTKYRGEFEERLKKLMEEIKQSDEIILFIDEVHTLIGAGAAEGAIDAANILKPALARGELQCIGATTLDEYRKHIEKDPALERRFQPVKVPEPTVDETIQILKGLRERYEIHHKLRYTDEALVAAAQLSYQYISDRFLPDKAIDLVDEAGSRVRLRHAQLPEEARELERELRQITKEKNEAVRGQDFEKAGELRDREMDLKAQISALVDKNKEMTKAESEAGEAGPIVTEVDIQHIVSSWTGIPVEKVSTDESDRLLKMEETLHTRVIGQDEAVKAISRAIRRARVGLKNPNRPIASFIFSGPTGVGKSELAKALAAYYFGSEEAMIRLDMSEFMERHTVSKLIGSPPGYVGYTEGGQLTEAVRRRPYTVVLFDEIEKAHPDVFNMMLQILEDGRLTDSKGRTVDFKNTLLIMTSNVGSSVIEKGGRRIGFDLDYDEKDSSYNRIKSLVTEELKQYFRPEFLNRLDEMIVFRQLTKLEVKEIADIMLKEVFERLKTKEIELQVTERFRDRVVDEGYNPSYGARPLRRAIMRLLEDSMAEKMLSREIKEGDSVIVDVDSDGNVIVLNGSSGTPPEPAAPEPVVV